A genome region from Antarctobacter heliothermus includes the following:
- a CDS encoding hydroxymethylglutaryl-CoA lyase gives MSRVEIVEVGPRDGFQPVGPFIPTEVKLNYVARLAAAGLHRIEIGSFVSEKAVPQLADTPELLFLSRDIPGLRPQVLVPSLGRGIKAFEAGAPELAFVISASPSHSQANVRRTPLEASAEYLQLLDRMPKDVRIRLNIATAFDCPFDGRVSAGTVRTLLDPLVAARSDVEIALCDTTGRADPAQVTSLFGDLMARFPQNVVWAFHGHDTFGLGLANAYATWTQGVRVFDAAFAGLGGCPFAPGATGNIATEDLVNMFHSMGVDTEVDTVALQGIAEDGCRIPGALIGGRVRDAIAAHRQLDLTRGGEPNG, from the coding sequence ATGTCCCGGGTCGAAATCGTCGAGGTCGGGCCGCGGGACGGATTTCAGCCGGTCGGCCCTTTCATCCCGACCGAGGTCAAATTGAACTACGTGGCCCGACTTGCCGCGGCCGGCCTGCACCGGATCGAAATCGGTTCCTTCGTCAGCGAAAAGGCAGTGCCGCAACTGGCCGATACGCCCGAGTTGTTATTCCTAAGCCGTGACATTCCGGGGCTTCGCCCTCAGGTGCTGGTTCCCTCGCTTGGTCGCGGGATCAAGGCGTTCGAAGCTGGTGCGCCGGAGCTCGCCTTCGTGATTTCCGCCTCGCCGTCCCATAGTCAGGCCAATGTGCGGCGCACGCCGCTAGAGGCGTCGGCAGAATATTTGCAGCTTCTCGACCGGATGCCGAAGGATGTCCGGATCAGGCTGAACATTGCGACGGCCTTCGACTGCCCGTTCGATGGCCGCGTCTCTGCCGGCACCGTCAGAACGCTTTTGGACCCGCTGGTCGCCGCGCGATCCGATGTCGAAATTGCGTTGTGCGACACCACCGGCCGCGCGGACCCGGCGCAAGTGACCAGCCTTTTCGGCGATCTGATGGCACGGTTCCCGCAGAACGTCGTCTGGGCGTTTCATGGACACGACACCTTCGGACTGGGCCTAGCCAATGCTTACGCCACTTGGACGCAGGGCGTGCGGGTGTTCGACGCGGCCTTTGCCGGGCTGGGCGGCTGTCCCTTCGCCCCCGGCGCCACCGGAAATATCGCGACCGAGGACCTGGTCAACATGTTCCACAGCATGGGCGTCGATACGGAGGTAGACACCGTCGCGCTGCAGGGCATCGCCGAAGACGGTTGCCGCATACCCGGAGCGCTGATCGGAGGGCGGGTGCGTGACGCGATCGCCGCGCACCGCCAACTGGACTTAACACGAGGAGGAGAACCCAATGGCTGA
- a CDS encoding 3-hydroxybenzoate 6-monooxygenase, which translates to MAEPIAIAGAGIGGLSAALGLARAGHEIIVLEQAPELGEIGAGIQLGPNAFHSFDHLGIGDEARAVAVYVDALRMMDATDGAEIARMDTGTAFRARFNNPYAVVHRGELHTVLQNACRANARIDIRTGVHVTGYRTGDRKVDVLMDGGDPLTVRALIGADGLRSKVREQMVGDSDLRVSGHATYRTVIPTEKMPPDLRWNMMTLWAGPKCHLVHYPLKGGELFNLVVTYHRGMTEPVSGQPVTNAEVRQGFEHVCDQALQIIDFGENWKLWVLCDRDPIRTWTDGTVALLGDAAHPMMQYLAQGACMAMEDAVNLSHHVGRTGDDIEGALKTYEEQRAARTARVQQTARLFGDFVFHPSGATAHARNTVMRNRTQKEWHDRADWLYARNGLTG; encoded by the coding sequence ATGGCTGAGCCCATTGCAATCGCGGGGGCCGGGATCGGGGGCCTGTCGGCCGCCCTTGGCCTGGCCCGAGCCGGGCATGAGATCATCGTGCTGGAACAGGCGCCGGAACTTGGCGAGATCGGTGCCGGTATCCAGCTGGGCCCTAACGCCTTTCACAGTTTCGACCACCTCGGCATCGGGGACGAGGCCCGCGCCGTCGCGGTCTATGTCGACGCCCTACGCATGATGGACGCCACCGACGGCGCTGAAATCGCCCGCATGGACACCGGCACCGCTTTTCGCGCGCGGTTCAACAACCCCTATGCCGTCGTTCACCGGGGCGAGCTGCACACCGTTCTGCAGAACGCCTGCCGGGCCAACGCCCGGATCGACATCCGCACTGGCGTCCATGTCACCGGATACCGCACCGGTGACCGCAAGGTCGACGTGCTGATGGACGGGGGCGACCCTCTGACCGTCCGCGCCCTGATCGGGGCGGATGGCCTGCGCTCGAAGGTGCGCGAACAGATGGTGGGCGACAGTGACCTCAGGGTCTCGGGACATGCAACCTATCGCACCGTGATCCCGACCGAGAAGATGCCGCCGGACCTGCGCTGGAACATGATGACCCTCTGGGCCGGGCCGAAATGCCACCTCGTCCATTACCCGCTGAAGGGGGGCGAGCTGTTCAACCTGGTCGTCACTTATCATCGCGGCATGACTGAACCCGTTTCGGGGCAGCCGGTCACCAATGCCGAGGTGCGGCAGGGCTTTGAACACGTCTGCGACCAAGCGCTGCAGATCATCGACTTCGGCGAGAACTGGAAGCTCTGGGTCCTGTGCGATCGTGATCCGATCCGTACCTGGACGGATGGCACCGTCGCGCTGCTGGGCGATGCCGCGCATCCGATGATGCAGTACCTCGCTCAGGGGGCCTGTATGGCAATGGAGGATGCGGTCAACCTGTCCCACCACGTCGGCCGGACCGGCGACGACATCGAAGGAGCGCTGAAGACTTACGAGGAGCAGCGGGCCGCCCGTACTGCCCGCGTGCAGCAGACCGCGCGGCTGTTCGGCGACTTTGTCTTCCACCCCTCGGGCGCGACGGCCCATGCCCGCAACACCGTCATGCGCAACCGAACCCAGAAGGAATGGCACGACCGGGCCGACTGGCTCTATGCCCGAAACGGCCTGACGGGCTGA
- the gtdA gene encoding gentisate 1,2-dioxygenase — MSLKDAPELTPEREEFYGRLDTRSLTPLWTVLHSVVTPEPKSDCRAHMWRYDDLRTFLVEAGSLITAKEAERRVLVLENPGLRGKTSITTDLYAGLQLVTPGERAPAHRHTQSALRLILEAEPGAHTTVNGERTQMSYGDFIITPPWGWHDHGNDSDAPVIWLDGLDLPMVSHFDASFAEEFGEDQQPVTRESGDSLARYAANMLPVGYDAGGQASPVFNYPYDRARGALEKLKAQAEIDPCQGIKLQYVNPIDGGPAMPTIATFLQLLPKSFKTAPYRSTDATVYVAVEGSGRSRVGDEAFDWGPRDIFVVPSWKEVVHEVADEAVLFSFSDRAAQQKLGLFRERRGNS, encoded by the coding sequence ATGTCCTTGAAGGATGCACCCGAGCTGACCCCTGAACGCGAAGAGTTTTATGGCAGGCTCGACACCCGGTCCCTGACCCCGCTCTGGACCGTCCTGCATTCGGTCGTCACGCCCGAACCGAAAAGCGACTGCCGTGCGCATATGTGGCGTTATGACGACCTGCGGACCTTTCTGGTCGAGGCCGGATCGCTGATCACCGCGAAAGAGGCCGAGCGCCGCGTGCTGGTGCTGGAGAACCCCGGCCTGCGCGGCAAGACCTCAATCACCACCGATCTCTATGCTGGGCTGCAGCTGGTTACCCCCGGAGAGCGCGCCCCCGCGCACCGCCACACCCAGTCGGCCCTGCGCCTGATCCTCGAGGCCGAGCCGGGCGCGCATACCACCGTCAACGGCGAACGCACGCAGATGAGCTATGGCGATTTCATCATCACCCCGCCCTGGGGCTGGCACGACCATGGCAACGACAGCGACGCGCCGGTGATTTGGCTCGACGGGCTCGACCTGCCGATGGTCAGCCATTTCGACGCCTCCTTTGCCGAAGAGTTCGGCGAAGACCAGCAGCCGGTCACCCGCGAAAGCGGCGACAGCCTGGCCCGCTATGCCGCCAACATGCTGCCCGTCGGCTACGACGCCGGCGGCCAGGCCTCGCCCGTTTTCAATTATCCCTACGACCGCGCCCGCGGCGCGCTGGAGAAGCTGAAGGCGCAGGCAGAGATCGATCCCTGCCAAGGCATCAAGCTGCAATACGTCAACCCGATCGACGGTGGGCCGGCTATGCCGACCATCGCGACCTTCCTTCAGCTTCTGCCCAAGAGCTTCAAGACGGCCCCGTACCGCAGCACCGATGCCACAGTCTACGTCGCGGTCGAAGGTTCGGGCCGCAGCCGGGTCGGGGATGAGGCCTTCGACTGGGGTCCACGCGACATCTTCGTTGTGCCCAGCTGGAAGGAAGTCGTGCACGAGGTGGCTGATGAGGCGGTTCTCTTCAGCTTCTCGGACCGCGCCGCGCAGCAGAAGCTAGGGCTGTTCCGCGAACGCCGAGGCAACTCCTGA
- a CDS encoding MarR family winged helix-turn-helix transcriptional regulator codes for MTLPGLKEVRQSPGYLIRRAHQQATAAYVAELGSGQITGVQFVALVAVAEEGGLSGTVVADRIGYDKMTTSHVLRRLERKALIERRTSLTDRRETLIFATPAGREIVAEVNERLGAVSEKLFRGLDPVEATTLLTILSKMETLARRG; via the coding sequence ATGACACTCCCTGGTCTGAAAGAGGTACGGCAATCGCCGGGATACCTGATCCGGCGGGCGCATCAGCAGGCCACAGCCGCTTACGTCGCCGAACTTGGGTCCGGCCAGATCACCGGTGTGCAGTTCGTCGCACTGGTGGCGGTGGCCGAGGAAGGCGGGCTGTCCGGAACTGTCGTTGCCGACCGCATCGGCTATGACAAGATGACCACCAGCCACGTGCTGCGCCGCCTGGAACGAAAAGCGCTGATCGAAAGGCGGACCAGCCTGACGGACCGTCGCGAGACGCTGATCTTTGCCACCCCTGCGGGCCGCGAGATCGTGGCCGAAGTGAACGAGCGTCTCGGTGCGGTCAGCGAAAAGCTGTTTCGCGGGCTCGATCCGGTGGAAGCGACAACGCTGCTGACGATCCTCAGCAAGATGGAGACCCTGGCGCGGCGGGGCTGA
- a CDS encoding LysR family transcriptional regulator has protein sequence MRSSISQLSLHKLEVFCTVAELGSVSHAAERLGIAQPVVSAHLKALSEKVGTQLTRRNGRSIALTEDGQRVLKWAREVTFRTLEIERELIESRSGLRGKAVIGASLSIGSYVLPSVVAEFQLKHPNADIAVLTGTPAFVMDAVQDGRCDFAFLILDPKRDLSGFEADALRAERLLLLKDPRTPLPSSVTAEMLCGLPFVTAQTGTPRRELEEIALRKYGLSRNHVTIEFGTAEAMKQGVRSGMGVAFLFENAVIDELRYGVLEVVETPGLDFQIPSYLLRRKRKQLNRYQTQLMHELTRALQETKAVPAT, from the coding sequence ATGAGATCATCCATTTCCCAGCTGTCGCTTCACAAACTCGAAGTTTTCTGCACCGTGGCCGAACTCGGGTCGGTATCGCACGCAGCCGAACGGCTGGGCATCGCGCAGCCGGTCGTATCGGCCCATCTCAAGGCGCTGTCGGAAAAGGTGGGCACCCAGCTGACCCGGCGGAACGGTCGCAGTATCGCGCTGACCGAAGATGGCCAACGGGTGCTGAAATGGGCACGGGAAGTGACATTCCGAACGCTCGAGATCGAAAGAGAGCTGATCGAAAGCCGCAGCGGTCTGCGCGGCAAGGCGGTGATCGGAGCCTCGCTGAGCATCGGATCATATGTGCTGCCGTCTGTGGTGGCAGAGTTCCAGCTCAAGCATCCGAATGCCGATATCGCGGTCCTCACCGGCACGCCTGCTTTCGTGATGGATGCCGTGCAGGACGGACGCTGCGATTTCGCCTTCCTCATCCTCGATCCGAAACGCGACCTTTCGGGGTTCGAAGCCGATGCGCTCCGAGCGGAGCGTCTACTTCTGCTCAAGGACCCGCGAACCCCCCTGCCCTCGTCCGTGACGGCCGAAATGCTGTGTGGCCTGCCGTTTGTCACAGCGCAGACCGGGACCCCGCGGCGTGAATTGGAAGAGATCGCGCTGCGCAAATACGGGCTGTCCCGGAACCATGTGACCATCGAGTTCGGCACGGCCGAAGCGATGAAACAGGGCGTGCGATCCGGCATGGGCGTGGCCTTCCTTTTCGAAAACGCGGTGATCGACGAATTACGCTACGGGGTGCTGGAGGTTGTCGAAACGCCGGGCCTCGACTTCCAGATCCCGTCCTACCTGCTGCGGCGCAAGCGCAAGCAGCTGAACCGGTACCAGACGCAATTGATGCACGAACTGACCCGCGCATTGCAGGAAACAAAAGCCGTTCCTGCCACTTGA
- a CDS encoding TAXI family TRAP transporter solute-binding subunit, with translation MNGITKIVTSAALGLLLSAAPGLSQQIVMGTGQQGSQNYGVNTGIAAVLSDNGFNISLESYGGSGSVLPLLNAGDIDVWAGGAPDLTAATEGSEYFGGMKLEDVRIVARLFGTPIGFFVKRDSGMETPADIKGKTIAWGFTSQPTLQSDVGAMLANLGLSIDDMKSVLVPSVGAGGDEFMTGNIDVGFFAIRAGKMKEIDASVGGVRFLDMDPSDAAVARMKEVVRSSDIMQVKGGEGTTGVAEDLDVYAFNQVLAVRADLPDEIVEKLIMALHDNPDAVRASKINADFDPTDMARDVTGLPWHPAAIATFQKLGLK, from the coding sequence ATGAACGGAATTACCAAAATTGTCACCTCGGCAGCTCTTGGACTGTTGTTGAGCGCGGCGCCGGGGTTGTCTCAGCAGATCGTGATGGGCACGGGACAGCAGGGTTCGCAGAACTATGGTGTTAACACCGGCATCGCCGCGGTGCTCAGCGACAACGGATTCAACATCTCGCTTGAATCCTACGGTGGCTCGGGCTCGGTACTTCCGCTGCTCAATGCCGGCGATATCGACGTCTGGGCCGGCGGAGCGCCGGACCTGACGGCCGCAACCGAGGGTTCCGAATATTTCGGCGGCATGAAGCTGGAAGATGTCCGCATCGTGGCGCGGCTTTTCGGGACGCCGATCGGGTTCTTCGTGAAGAGGGACAGCGGGATGGAAACCCCAGCCGACATCAAGGGCAAGACCATCGCCTGGGGCTTCACCTCGCAGCCGACACTGCAATCGGATGTGGGGGCGATGCTGGCCAACCTCGGGCTCAGCATCGACGACATGAAGTCGGTGCTTGTCCCGTCCGTCGGGGCGGGCGGCGACGAATTCATGACCGGCAATATCGACGTCGGTTTCTTTGCCATCCGTGCTGGCAAGATGAAGGAGATCGACGCCTCGGTCGGGGGCGTCCGCTTCCTAGACATGGACCCGTCGGACGCGGCCGTCGCCCGCATGAAGGAGGTCGTCCGGTCCTCGGACATCATGCAGGTCAAGGGCGGAGAAGGCACCACGGGCGTGGCAGAGGACCTCGATGTCTACGCCTTCAACCAGGTGCTGGCCGTACGCGCCGATCTGCCTGACGAGATCGTCGAAAAACTGATCATGGCGCTGCACGACAATCCCGACGCGGTGCGGGCGTCGAAGATCAACGCCGATTTCGATCCGACCGACATGGCGCGCGATGTGACCGGCCTGCCGTGGCATCCTGCCGCGATCGCGACCTTTCAGAAGCTTGGTCTCAAGTGA
- a CDS encoding TRAP transporter permease: protein MLKNILQALLVLVAVGWALNVPVKLGYQFFTEQMLAIALGLSVALVFLDEIRPGWSAAWKWVVRLAALCVLALSIYLAKVFPTVSILIAMKPLGLSLVAGSLVALLLLALLRTSGIGIFIVVVAFISYAILGYLLPGPMALRDYGVRRVMLYLGADPNGVLGAPLKVAISIVLPYILFGRLLTLFGGAEFFTDLASALMARFRGGHAKVAITASALFGTISGSAVGNVVSTGVVTIPLMEKGGYRPKEAGAIEAVASTGGQLVPPVLGATAFLMAEFLALPYSTVVAASIIPCVLYYWALFLQVDLLAGKRRLTAETQIDIPAFWPTLRQGWHFLLPFVAIFVGLFRFNLRAEVAALYAIAVLLAVGLIFGHRGKRPGPKEMAKGIIQTGGASKEILIITASAGIVIGVLNLTGVSFSITQNLVQLTGGNIIAMLLVAALINIILGMGMPTVGIYVLLATLIAPPMISLGIEPIAAHMFILYFGLMSMVTPPVALASFAAAHIAKANPWQTSWMSMRFAWVAYVVPFLFVAAPSLLMIGDTVNIVHATVTALIGVGAVSVGFVGFLMSTVPGVLRPIWVIAGVAAMVPGRAFEHAQLVEAAGIVAILVCLAQQLPMVRRLRTSR from the coding sequence ATGCTTAAGAACATTCTGCAAGCCCTCCTCGTTCTGGTGGCTGTCGGTTGGGCGCTCAACGTGCCCGTGAAGCTCGGCTATCAGTTCTTCACGGAACAGATGCTGGCCATCGCGCTCGGATTGTCGGTCGCGCTGGTCTTTCTGGATGAAATAAGGCCCGGCTGGTCTGCGGCATGGAAATGGGTCGTGCGGCTCGCCGCGCTATGCGTGTTGGCGCTGTCGATCTACCTCGCCAAGGTGTTCCCAACGGTCTCCATCCTGATCGCGATGAAGCCGCTCGGCCTGTCCCTCGTGGCGGGGAGCCTTGTCGCGCTGCTGTTGCTCGCATTGCTGCGAACCTCTGGCATCGGCATCTTCATCGTGGTGGTCGCCTTTATCTCCTATGCGATCCTCGGGTACCTGCTGCCCGGACCCATGGCGCTCCGGGATTACGGGGTCCGCCGCGTCATGTTGTATCTCGGGGCCGATCCCAACGGGGTTCTAGGAGCGCCGCTCAAGGTCGCGATCTCCATCGTTCTGCCCTATATCCTCTTCGGTCGCCTGCTGACGCTCTTTGGCGGGGCCGAATTCTTTACCGATCTGGCCTCTGCCCTCATGGCGCGGTTCCGGGGCGGTCATGCCAAGGTGGCGATCACGGCCTCGGCGCTGTTCGGCACCATTTCCGGCTCGGCCGTGGGCAACGTGGTCTCGACCGGTGTCGTGACGATCCCGCTGATGGAAAAGGGCGGCTACCGTCCCAAGGAGGCCGGCGCGATCGAGGCCGTCGCCTCGACCGGCGGTCAGCTGGTTCCGCCGGTGCTGGGGGCCACGGCCTTCCTGATGGCCGAATTCCTGGCGCTGCCCTATTCGACGGTCGTCGCCGCCAGCATCATCCCTTGCGTGCTGTACTACTGGGCGCTGTTCCTTCAGGTCGACCTGCTGGCCGGAAAACGTCGCCTGACCGCCGAAACGCAGATCGACATCCCCGCCTTCTGGCCGACGCTGCGGCAGGGCTGGCACTTCCTTCTGCCCTTCGTCGCGATCTTTGTCGGCTTGTTCCGCTTCAACCTGCGGGCCGAGGTCGCGGCGCTCTATGCCATCGCGGTTCTGCTGGCAGTGGGTCTGATCTTCGGACACAGGGGCAAGCGTCCTGGTCCGAAGGAGATGGCGAAAGGCATCATCCAGACCGGCGGGGCCAGCAAGGAGATCCTGATCATCACGGCCTCGGCCGGGATCGTGATAGGAGTGCTGAACCTGACCGGCGTGTCGTTCAGCATCACCCAGAACCTCGTGCAGCTGACGGGCGGGAACATAATTGCGATGCTGCTGGTGGCGGCGCTGATCAACATCATCCTTGGCATGGGCATGCCGACCGTGGGGATCTATGTCCTACTGGCCACGCTGATCGCCCCGCCGATGATCAGCCTCGGGATCGAACCGATCGCCGCACATATGTTCATCCTCTACTTCGGGCTGATGTCGATGGTGACGCCGCCGGTCGCGCTCGCCTCTTTCGCGGCGGCGCATATCGCCAAGGCAAACCCGTGGCAGACCTCGTGGATGTCGATGCGCTTTGCCTGGGTGGCCTACGTGGTGCCCTTCCTCTTTGTCGCGGCACCCAGCCTGCTGATGATCGGCGACACGGTCAACATCGTGCACGCAACAGTCACCGCCCTGATCGGTGTGGGCGCGGTCTCGGTCGGGTTTGTCGGCTTCCTGATGTCGACAGTGCCCGGCGTCCTGCGGCCGATCTGGGTCATTGCCGGGGTTGCCGCAATGGTGCCCGGCCGCGCCTTCGAGCATGCCCAGCTAGTCGAGGCGGCGGGGATCGTCGCGATCCTGGTGTGCCTTGCGCAGCAATTGCCGATGGTCCGCCGGCTACGCACCAGCCGCTAA
- a CDS encoding class II aldolase/adducin family protein translates to MKDDKLSTHEKTILDAAITDLVIANRILARENIIDNFGHVSVRHPLRDDRYLLSRSRSPANVTRTDIMEFTLDGELIGDDPRMPYSERHIHGAIYKDRPEVNAVTHHHARSILPFTMQSISLRPMFHMAAVIGKEVPTWESQDEFGDTNMLVDSMEMGHSLSRTLGQNTVALLRGHGCICVGPNVKAVCFVSMGLRDNAALIQQTMQLGAVTYLTDGEIEKTGSMLLGDMALARTWDYWTARAGFSGL, encoded by the coding sequence ATGAAAGACGATAAACTGTCGACCCACGAAAAGACCATTCTCGATGCGGCGATCACCGATCTCGTCATCGCCAACCGCATTCTTGCACGCGAGAACATCATCGACAATTTCGGTCATGTCAGCGTCCGGCATCCCTTGCGGGATGACCGCTATCTGCTCTCGCGCTCGCGCAGTCCCGCGAACGTAACCCGCACCGACATCATGGAGTTCACGCTGGACGGCGAGTTGATCGGCGACGATCCCCGCATGCCCTACAGTGAGCGCCACATCCACGGCGCGATCTACAAGGACCGACCCGAAGTGAACGCGGTGACGCATCACCACGCCCGGTCGATCCTGCCGTTCACCATGCAATCGATCTCTCTGCGTCCGATGTTCCACATGGCCGCCGTGATCGGCAAAGAGGTCCCGACCTGGGAAAGCCAGGACGAATTCGGCGACACCAACATGCTGGTCGATTCGATGGAGATGGGCCATTCCCTGTCGCGGACGCTTGGCCAGAACACGGTGGCATTGCTGCGCGGTCATGGCTGCATCTGCGTCGGGCCGAACGTCAAGGCAGTGTGCTTCGTCTCCATGGGACTGCGCGACAATGCCGCCCTAATCCAGCAGACCATGCAACTGGGCGCGGTCACCTATCTGACCGACGGAGAGATCGAGAAGACCGGCTCCATGCTGTTGGGCGACATGGCCCTTGCACGAACCTGGGATTACTGGACCGCACGGGCCGGATTTTCCGGCCTCTGA
- a CDS encoding thiamine pyrophosphate-binding protein, with protein sequence MDWGSDAMARVLAQTDLRYVALNPGASFRGLHDSLVNTGPGMPKLLLCIHEETAVSIAQGWAKVTGRPIGVILHSNVGLMHASMSIYNAWCDRMPVVIVGATGPVDAARRRPWIDWIHTSQDQGSLVRDFLKWDDQPGSVNAACQALAEAPARAATAPCGPVYVNLDSALQEQKLDRAPAMPDVARMLPALPPVPAAADVARAADLLSSAARLVILVGRVSRNQGDWDGRIALVEHLGAQVITDFKVGASFPTAHPATTGVAGFFPDAQAKETIRDADVILMLDWLDPAGFLRSVFGETPAPARLINASMDMALQKGWVRDAGAMVPADISLQCAPDDLVSALCDSLSVKVPAQIPAPQPSRKVVDWPMTAQDVAAVLRETFAGRPTTVVRGPLSWTGNDWPVEGPLDMLGYDGGGGIGSGPGMAVGAALALRDHHPDRFPLAVLGDGDFLMNASALWTAVNQKVPLLIVVQNNHSFFNDEVHQETIARVRGRPVENRSIGVEMSGPLIAVAEVARGFGADVYGRVETPDDLRAALQAAIATVDAGGTAVIEVETAKGYAPSMVNALRSEA encoded by the coding sequence ATGGATTGGGGATCCGATGCCATGGCGCGCGTCCTAGCACAGACCGACCTGCGTTATGTCGCCCTGAACCCAGGTGCCAGCTTTCGTGGTCTGCACGATAGTCTGGTCAACACCGGGCCGGGGATGCCGAAGTTGCTGCTTTGCATCCACGAAGAGACGGCAGTGTCGATCGCGCAAGGTTGGGCTAAGGTCACCGGTCGGCCCATCGGCGTAATCCTCCATTCCAACGTTGGGCTCATGCATGCCTCGATGAGCATCTACAATGCGTGGTGCGACCGCATGCCCGTGGTGATCGTCGGCGCAACTGGACCGGTCGATGCCGCACGACGGCGCCCCTGGATCGACTGGATCCACACGTCGCAGGATCAAGGGTCTCTGGTGCGCGACTTTCTGAAATGGGATGACCAACCGGGCAGTGTCAACGCCGCATGTCAAGCCCTTGCCGAAGCTCCGGCCCGGGCAGCAACAGCGCCCTGCGGACCGGTCTACGTGAACCTCGACAGTGCTCTGCAGGAACAGAAACTCGACCGTGCTCCAGCTATGCCCGATGTTGCGCGGATGCTGCCGGCACTGCCCCCCGTCCCCGCAGCCGCTGATGTGGCCCGGGCGGCGGATCTTCTGTCTTCAGCCGCGCGTCTGGTCATTCTGGTCGGCCGCGTCTCTCGGAATCAGGGCGACTGGGACGGTCGCATCGCACTGGTGGAACATCTTGGGGCGCAGGTCATCACGGACTTCAAGGTTGGCGCATCCTTTCCGACGGCGCATCCCGCGACGACCGGCGTCGCCGGGTTTTTCCCTGACGCCCAGGCCAAGGAGACGATCCGCGACGCCGATGTGATCCTGATGCTCGACTGGCTTGACCCGGCCGGGTTCTTGCGCTCCGTGTTCGGGGAAACCCCCGCTCCTGCGCGATTGATCAACGCTTCGATGGACATGGCGCTGCAGAAGGGCTGGGTCCGGGATGCCGGGGCGATGGTTCCGGCCGATATTTCGCTCCAATGCGCGCCCGACGACCTCGTGTCCGCGCTGTGCGACAGTCTGTCGGTCAAGGTTCCCGCACAGATCCCGGCGCCTCAGCCCTCGCGCAAAGTCGTCGATTGGCCGATGACCGCCCAGGACGTTGCGGCGGTTCTGCGCGAAACCTTCGCCGGACGCCCGACCACCGTTGTGCGGGGGCCGCTCAGCTGGACGGGCAACGACTGGCCTGTCGAAGGTCCGCTGGACATGCTGGGCTATGATGGCGGTGGCGGGATCGGATCGGGACCCGGCATGGCCGTCGGCGCTGCACTGGCCCTGCGGGATCATCATCCCGACCGCTTTCCCTTGGCGGTGCTGGGCGACGGGGATTTCCTGATGAACGCCTCCGCGCTCTGGACCGCGGTCAACCAGAAGGTGCCCTTGCTGATCGTCGTGCAGAACAACCACTCTTTCTTCAACGACGAGGTGCACCAGGAGACGATCGCCCGCGTGCGCGGCCGACCGGTCGAGAACCGGTCGATTGGTGTTGAAATGTCGGGCCCGCTGATCGCCGTCGCCGAAGTTGCGCGCGGCTTTGGGGCCGATGTCTACGGGCGTGTTGAAACCCCTGACGACCTGCGGGCCGCCCTACAGGCGGCCATCGCGACGGTCGACGCCGGAGGCACCGCCGTCATCGAAGTCGAAACCGCCAAGGGATACGCTCCGTCGATGGTGAACGCCCTGCGGAGCGAGGCCTGA
- a CDS encoding aldehyde dehydrogenase family protein: protein MIVFPDCDPDVRPGMHLWQREVFGPVMAIGRWSNFCEAVSLTNSTEFGLTAAIGTHDLDDALGMARRVRSGHIWINGSSAHFPGVPFGSMGSSGVGREEGRDELLTYTEAKSINVMLRPRT, encoded by the coding sequence ATGATCGTCTTTCCCGATTGTGATCCGGATGTCCGGCCCGGCATGCATCTGTGGCAGCGCGAGGTCTTCGGTCCCGTCATGGCCATCGGCCGCTGGTCGAACTTCTGCGAAGCGGTGAGCCTGACCAACAGTACCGAATTCGGCCTGACTGCGGCGATCGGGACACATGATCTGGACGACGCGCTTGGCATGGCTCGTCGGGTGCGGTCCGGCCATATCTGGATCAACGGGTCCAGCGCGCATTTCCCCGGCGTTCCCTTTGGCAGCATGGGCAGCAGCGGCGTGGGTCGGGAGGAAGGCCGTGACGAACTGCTGACCTATACCGAGGCGAAATCTATCAATGTGATGCTGCGACCCCGGACATGA